A region from the Candidatus Eremiobacteraceae bacterium genome encodes:
- a CDS encoding YciI family protein, which translates to MRVMVLVKANEQSEAGVMPSFELLEAMGKFNEELAKAGMLLAADGLQASSKGARVQFSGSKRTVVDGPFAETKELVAGFWIWQVKSLAEAIEWVKRCPNPHAGDSEIEIRQIFEESDFEEIVGNQKAASAGAKPNV; encoded by the coding sequence ATGCGAGTCATGGTTTTGGTCAAAGCGAACGAGCAATCGGAAGCGGGCGTGATGCCGAGTTTCGAACTCCTCGAAGCTATGGGAAAATTTAACGAAGAACTCGCTAAAGCCGGCATGCTGCTCGCCGCCGACGGCCTGCAAGCGAGTTCGAAGGGCGCGCGCGTGCAGTTCTCCGGGTCAAAGCGTACGGTCGTGGATGGTCCGTTCGCAGAGACGAAAGAACTGGTCGCCGGCTTTTGGATCTGGCAAGTCAAATCGTTGGCGGAAGCCATCGAGTGGGTCAAGCGCTGCCCCAACCCGCATGCCGGCGACTCCGAGATCGAAATCCGCCAGATTTTCGAGGAATCGGACTTCGAAGAGATTGTCGGGAACCAGAAGGCAGCCTCGGCCGGCGCCAAGCCTAACGTATAG
- a CDS encoding permease, whose amino-acid sequence MIVVHFISQWLYASFAMFWAVLWSLLLGFILSAMVQAYVPKGGMAALFGRAGFRELGLAALLGAASSSCSYAAAATAKSIFKRGANFTTSMAFMFASTNLVIELGFILWRLMGWPFVVAEWVGGLVLIAIFALFAKLFISPALVERGRAHVETGSTHQHDHGDMLAPGATLMEKLRSGEGWRYIAHYFEMDWSMLQTDLILGFLIAGFLAVGVPATWWQHLFVTGGPTLFRVVENASIGPVIAFLSFVCSIGNVPLAAVLWNGGSTFGGVIAFLYADLIVLPLVDIYRKYYGWALALRMVAVFYLSMVVAGLLVDAVFGSLHLTPRPSGNFLMAVEQISFDYTTILNILFLAIVGLLVWWGNRGSDPHAGHHHHD is encoded by the coding sequence ATGATCGTCGTACATTTCATCAGCCAGTGGCTTTACGCGTCGTTCGCGATGTTCTGGGCGGTGCTCTGGTCGCTGTTGCTCGGGTTCATCCTCTCCGCGATGGTGCAGGCGTACGTGCCGAAAGGCGGGATGGCTGCGCTGTTCGGTCGCGCCGGGTTCCGTGAACTCGGACTTGCCGCGCTTCTCGGTGCGGCGAGTTCGTCGTGCAGCTACGCGGCGGCGGCGACCGCGAAATCGATATTCAAACGCGGTGCGAACTTCACGACGTCGATGGCATTCATGTTCGCCTCGACGAATCTCGTGATCGAGCTCGGCTTTATTCTCTGGCGGCTGATGGGCTGGCCGTTCGTCGTCGCAGAGTGGGTCGGCGGACTCGTGCTGATCGCGATCTTCGCGCTCTTTGCGAAACTCTTCATTTCGCCGGCGTTGGTGGAACGCGGGCGCGCGCATGTGGAAACGGGCTCGACGCACCAGCACGATCACGGCGACATGCTCGCCCCCGGTGCCACGTTGATGGAGAAACTGCGATCCGGTGAGGGCTGGCGCTATATCGCGCACTACTTCGAGATGGATTGGTCCATGCTGCAGACCGATCTGATCTTAGGCTTCCTGATAGCCGGCTTTCTCGCCGTCGGCGTGCCCGCGACGTGGTGGCAGCATTTGTTCGTCACCGGGGGGCCAACGCTGTTTCGAGTCGTCGAGAACGCTTCGATCGGACCGGTCATCGCCTTTCTCAGCTTCGTCTGTTCTATCGGCAACGTGCCGCTCGCGGCAGTCCTCTGGAACGGCGGCAGCACCTTCGGCGGCGTCATCGCGTTTCTCTACGCCGACCTGATCGTGCTGCCGCTCGTCGACATCTATCGGAAGTATTACGGTTGGGCGCTCGCGTTGCGCATGGTCGCGGTGTTCTATCTCTCGATGGTCGTCGCAGGCTTACTCGTGGACGCTGTGTTCGGCTCCTTGCATTTGACGCCGCGCCCGTCGGGAAATTTCTTGATGGCCGTGGAACAGATCAGCTTTGACTATACGACGATCTTGAACATACTGTTTCTCGCGATCGTCGGGCTTCTCGTGTGGTGGGGTAATCGAGGCTCAGATCCGCACGCCGGACATCACCATCACGATTGA
- a CDS encoding Clp protease N-terminal domain-containing protein, with product MPIVVIGSPMFSHYGSAARAVIKLAEQECRNANHYFLGTEHILLAMTIDPTPDIAAFFHDAHLDRYDVKRALFAAMGDPADHPWDGVLITPRVQRVLAAACARSGGPQAVQPRDIIDAIVEDGGGVAARVLAGLRATLPAR from the coding sequence ATGCCGATCGTCGTAATAGGGTCGCCGATGTTCTCGCACTATGGTTCTGCAGCGCGCGCCGTCATAAAGCTCGCCGAACAAGAATGTCGCAACGCGAACCACTACTTTCTTGGAACCGAGCACATCCTGCTCGCTATGACGATCGATCCGACACCGGATATCGCGGCATTTTTTCACGATGCCCATCTCGACCGCTACGATGTGAAGCGCGCGCTTTTCGCCGCCATGGGTGATCCAGCCGACCATCCGTGGGATGGCGTTCTCATCACGCCGCGCGTCCAACGAGTGCTCGCCGCCGCCTGCGCTCGCAGCGGCGGTCCGCAGGCCGTGCAGCCCCGTGACATCATCGACGCGATCGTAGAAGATGGCGGCGGCGTTGCCGCGCGCGTGCTCGCCGGCCTTCGCGCAACCCTACCTGCGCGCTGA
- a CDS encoding phage holin family protein produces the protein MRFIIRVIVNALALWLIAHFNFFGIRADSLTAIAIGGLVLGIANAIIRPILMVLTCPLVILTLGLFTLIINGLIFEWVLNLVPGFHVPGLWAAIWGAIAVTIISWIASLILHDESEEKRTTP, from the coding sequence ATGCGATTCATAATACGCGTGATCGTGAACGCGCTCGCGCTCTGGCTCATCGCGCATTTCAATTTCTTTGGGATTCGGGCCGATTCGTTGACGGCCATCGCGATCGGCGGGCTCGTGCTCGGCATCGCCAACGCGATCATCAGGCCGATACTCATGGTCCTCACGTGTCCGCTCGTCATACTCACGCTCGGATTGTTCACGTTGATCATCAACGGGTTGATCTTCGAATGGGTCCTCAATCTCGTACCCGGCTTCCACGTGCCCGGTCTCTGGGCCGCGATCTGGGGCGCGATCGCTGTGACGATCATCTCATGGATCGCATCGCTGATCTTGCACGATGAGAGCGAAGAGAAGCGAACAACACCCTAA
- a CDS encoding S53 family peptidase, protein MVRFQQFIVPAAAALLLIGAPHRANAQLTPAVAANVPVRSDVRDLGIASRSQVVSLAITLHYRHEAELSRLVDAQGDPSSPYFGRFLNNYQFNAYFAPSQADYARVAQTMQRAGFRVTGTYNNRTLLNVEGPAQAADAYFKTEIHKVFQNGYGLRYANARPAIVPDELQNDVVAISGFDNLNKAQYDWVRGRRLAVQPDTVGGMLHGPDGGFGPVALATGFDFPVQHGFDGTGHAVANVAGTVKDSDIKSFLTFFGETRTGKTHRTLIQGTGAWSPSDPAVVEATLDVETMASLAPGADIYLYILEDPIDAPGESAYNRIVSDNKVDVVNSSFGVCETDDQPYAKAANHIATQGEAKGITFSASAGDGGSQECSSTTGQSTPAVEPRFVSVGGTSLFVNSHAMYMSERTWSGTGGGVSAVLPIPTYQVGVPGLASTTHRNVPDIAFPADPSTGFSFFFGGAFQGPIGGTSWSSPTYCALQVTINQKDGKRFGYVNPNIYAAFKAHGYTVFHDIKIGSNGGFSAHTGYDNTTGIGSIKGFKFAGVE, encoded by the coding sequence ATGGTCAGATTCCAGCAGTTCATCGTGCCGGCAGCTGCGGCGCTCTTGCTGATCGGCGCACCACACCGAGCGAATGCGCAACTCACGCCCGCCGTTGCAGCAAACGTTCCCGTTCGCAGCGATGTGCGCGATCTCGGCATCGCCTCGCGCTCGCAAGTCGTCTCACTCGCGATCACGCTCCACTATCGCCATGAGGCCGAACTATCGCGGCTCGTCGATGCGCAAGGCGATCCGTCTTCACCGTACTTCGGGCGCTTCCTGAACAACTATCAATTCAATGCCTACTTCGCGCCATCCCAAGCAGACTATGCGCGCGTAGCCCAGACGATGCAGCGCGCGGGTTTCCGCGTCACCGGCACGTACAACAATCGCACGTTGCTCAACGTTGAAGGTCCGGCGCAAGCGGCGGACGCGTATTTTAAAACCGAGATACACAAAGTCTTTCAGAACGGATACGGGCTGCGCTACGCAAACGCGCGCCCTGCGATAGTGCCGGACGAGCTGCAAAACGACGTGGTCGCGATCTCCGGCTTTGATAATCTCAACAAAGCCCAATACGATTGGGTCCGCGGTCGGCGTCTGGCTGTGCAGCCCGACACCGTCGGCGGCATGCTTCACGGACCCGACGGCGGATTCGGTCCCGTCGCCCTTGCGACAGGTTTCGATTTCCCGGTGCAGCACGGCTTCGACGGCACGGGCCATGCGGTCGCTAACGTGGCCGGCACCGTGAAAGATTCAGACATCAAGTCGTTCTTGACGTTCTTCGGCGAGACGCGCACCGGAAAGACGCACCGCACGCTCATCCAGGGCACGGGCGCTTGGAGCCCCAGTGATCCGGCTGTCGTCGAAGCCACGCTGGATGTCGAGACGATGGCATCGCTCGCGCCCGGCGCCGATATCTACCTTTATATCCTCGAAGATCCGATCGACGCGCCTGGCGAAAGCGCGTATAACAGGATCGTCTCCGACAACAAAGTCGACGTGGTCAATTCAAGCTTCGGCGTCTGCGAGACGGATGACCAGCCGTACGCCAAAGCGGCCAACCACATCGCGACGCAAGGCGAAGCCAAAGGCATCACTTTTAGCGCGTCAGCGGGAGACGGCGGCTCACAAGAGTGCAGCTCCACGACCGGCCAATCGACGCCTGCGGTGGAACCGCGCTTCGTCTCGGTCGGCGGCACATCGCTGTTCGTGAACTCGCATGCGATGTACATGTCCGAGCGCACATGGTCTGGGACCGGCGGCGGCGTGTCGGCAGTTCTGCCGATTCCCACATACCAGGTCGGCGTGCCGGGACTTGCGTCCACCACACATCGGAACGTGCCCGACATCGCGTTCCCAGCAGATCCATCTACGGGCTTCTCGTTCTTTTTCGGCGGCGCGTTCCAAGGTCCGATCGGCGGCACATCGTGGTCGTCGCCGACGTACTGCGCGCTGCAGGTGACGATCAATCAGAAAGACGGGAAGCGCTTCGGGTACGTCAACCCGAACATCTATGCGGCGTTCAAGGCGCATGGCTACACCGTATTCCACGACATAAAGATCGGCTCAAACGGCGGCTTCAGCGCGCACACGGGTTACGACAACACGACCGGCATAGGCTCGATCAAGGGCTTCAAATTCGCCGGGGTGGAATGA
- a CDS encoding DedA family protein translates to MHLFQIVTAWVLDLIRHLGYGGIAIGMMLQAIGVPLPSEVMMSFGGYLAYTRELLLPGVIIAGTAGDTIGAAIAYGIGYYGGRPLVMRFGRLIFIRERELEHAHNWIVRFGSRAVLLCKLLPAVRAVASLPAGVVRMPFWRFIGFTLIGATIWCTGFAYVGLALGRHWYALTGLFHRFALLLILVIVAAIGFWIWSHLRSGAQRAAAKQTDPTNP, encoded by the coding sequence ATGCATCTTTTTCAGATCGTCACGGCGTGGGTGCTCGATCTCATCCGGCATCTCGGATACGGCGGCATCGCGATCGGCATGATGCTGCAGGCGATCGGCGTGCCGCTTCCGAGCGAAGTCATGATGTCGTTCGGCGGTTATCTCGCCTACACGCGCGAGCTCTTGCTGCCGGGAGTCATCATCGCGGGGACAGCCGGAGACACGATCGGTGCCGCTATCGCGTACGGGATCGGATACTATGGCGGCCGGCCGCTTGTCATGCGGTTCGGCCGGCTGATCTTCATCCGCGAGCGCGAGCTCGAGCACGCCCACAATTGGATCGTTCGATTCGGGTCGCGAGCGGTATTGCTCTGCAAGCTCCTGCCCGCGGTGCGCGCTGTCGCGTCGTTGCCGGCAGGCGTCGTGCGCATGCCGTTCTGGCGCTTCATCGGTTTCACGCTGATCGGCGCGACGATCTGGTGCACGGGGTTTGCCTACGTCGGCCTCGCGCTTGGCCGCCATTGGTACGCCCTCACCGGTCTCTTCCACAGATTTGCGCTGCTCTTGATCCTGGTCATCGTCGCGGCGATCGGTTTCTGGATCTGGTCGCACTTGCGATCGGGCGCGCAGCGCGCGGCCGCCAAACAAACCGACCCGACCAATCCCTAG
- a CDS encoding RNA polymerase sigma factor: MSEPDATVASKAHRAIDAIWRIESARLIAGLTRFVRDVGLAEDLAQDALVAALEQWPESGIPDNPGAWLMTAAKHRAVDVFRRLKRLEEKSEEIGHRLEAADELTVAAFDGADDGVGDDLLRLMFIACHPIITTDARVALTLRLLGGLTTEEIARAFLVSTPTIAQRIVRAKRTLAEARVPFEVPSGADRAGRLSSVLEVLYLIFNEGYAATAGEDWLRPALCEDALRLGRIMAELAPAEPEVHGLVALMEIQASRLKSRVSPSGAPILLLDQDRGRWDYLLIRRGLAALKRAEDLRGALGPYALQAAIAACHARARTAGETDWPRIVALYDALAQLTPTPIVELNRAVAVAMAYGPAAGLALVDGLDDEPSLAQYHWLPSVRGDLLEKVGRHEEARKEFERAASLTQNARERELLHARARALTQ; this comes from the coding sequence GTGAGCGAACCTGACGCAACGGTCGCATCGAAAGCGCATCGCGCGATCGATGCGATCTGGCGTATCGAGTCGGCGCGCCTCATCGCCGGACTAACGCGATTCGTCCGCGACGTCGGCCTTGCGGAGGATCTCGCGCAGGACGCACTCGTCGCGGCGCTCGAGCAGTGGCCCGAGTCAGGCATTCCTGACAATCCAGGCGCGTGGCTCATGACCGCGGCGAAACACCGCGCGGTTGACGTCTTTCGCCGATTGAAGCGTCTGGAAGAGAAGAGCGAAGAGATCGGCCATCGCCTGGAAGCCGCTGACGAACTGACCGTGGCGGCGTTCGATGGGGCCGACGATGGCGTCGGCGACGATCTCCTGCGCCTCATGTTCATCGCGTGCCATCCGATCATCACAACCGATGCGCGAGTCGCGCTGACGCTTCGCCTGCTCGGCGGCTTGACGACAGAAGAGATCGCGCGCGCTTTTCTCGTCTCGACGCCGACGATCGCACAGCGGATCGTACGAGCCAAGCGAACGCTGGCGGAAGCTCGCGTGCCGTTTGAGGTGCCGAGCGGAGCCGATCGCGCCGGACGACTGTCGTCCGTGCTTGAAGTTCTCTATCTCATCTTCAACGAGGGATATGCGGCGACGGCCGGAGAGGATTGGCTTCGACCGGCGCTGTGCGAAGACGCCCTGCGCCTCGGTCGCATCATGGCTGAACTGGCTCCGGCTGAGCCGGAAGTCCATGGTCTTGTCGCCTTGATGGAAATACAGGCGTCGCGTCTGAAGTCGCGTGTCTCGCCATCGGGAGCGCCCATTCTCTTGTTAGACCAAGATCGAGGACGCTGGGACTACCTGCTGATACGGCGCGGCCTCGCCGCCCTCAAGCGCGCCGAGGATCTCCGTGGCGCGCTCGGACCGTACGCGTTGCAAGCCGCGATCGCCGCATGCCACGCACGCGCCCGAACAGCCGGTGAGACTGATTGGCCGCGGATCGTTGCGCTTTACGACGCGCTCGCGCAGCTGACGCCGACGCCGATCGTCGAATTGAACCGAGCCGTTGCGGTCGCCATGGCATACGGTCCGGCGGCCGGCCTGGCGCTCGTCGACGGACTGGACGACGAACCTTCGCTAGCCCAGTACCATTGGCTGCCGAGCGTTCGCGGTGACTTGCTCGAAAAGGTCGGCCGCCACGAAGAGGCTCGAAAAGAATTCGAGCGCGCGGCGTCGCTCACGCAAAACGCTCGCGAACGCGAGCTCTTGCACGCTCGCGCGCGAGCCCTCACGCAATGA
- a CDS encoding VOC family protein has translation MGNQLSYKVTGMDLSGYMVKDAARAIAFYRDVLGLEPVTIYPDNRGAEYELADGTTFGLWGGGGVVMPFQPSNGILFAVDDLDAAVAALKAKSIPVLMQHDTPVCSMAMINDTEGNMITFHKRKAM, from the coding sequence ATGGGCAACCAGCTTTCCTATAAAGTCACGGGAATGGATCTGAGCGGATACATGGTCAAGGATGCGGCACGAGCGATCGCCTTCTACCGCGATGTGCTCGGCCTAGAACCGGTGACGATCTATCCGGACAATCGAGGCGCAGAATACGAACTCGCCGACGGCACGACCTTCGGACTGTGGGGCGGCGGCGGGGTCGTCATGCCGTTTCAGCCGAGCAACGGAATATTGTTCGCGGTCGACGATCTCGACGCTGCGGTAGCTGCGCTCAAGGCCAAGAGCATCCCCGTCCTCATGCAGCACGACACGCCGGTCTGCTCCATGGCGATGATCAACGACACCGAAGGCAACATGATCACCTTCCACAAGCGCAAGGCGATGTGA
- a CDS encoding TrkA family potassium uptake protein gives MVRGNTRVTQNIPARSKAYHFHLGVVHFMRYLIVGCGRVGSTLAKRLARAGHSVSVVDESSAAFRRLGRDFPGSLVLGTGIDVDVLKRAGADRADGFAAVTQGDNRNIMAALIAQQHFKIKHVVARIYDPERSSMYRDFGIATICPTTVGARLMADALEEHNFRVLPYERPDVEIIEFVVGESARTKLVSELTIEGKTQVCVVVRRDGASRIPTPEMRLEAGDRIVASVQPEFLDEYRKTIEATLAKAG, from the coding sequence ATGGTGCGGGGAAACACGCGCGTTACCCAGAACATTCCGGCCCGCAGCAAGGCTTATCATTTCCATCTCGGAGTCGTGCACTTCATGCGCTATCTCATCGTCGGTTGCGGCCGCGTCGGATCCACTCTCGCAAAACGTTTAGCGCGAGCGGGCCACTCAGTTTCGGTCGTAGACGAAAGTTCGGCCGCCTTCCGCCGTCTCGGCCGCGATTTTCCCGGCAGTCTCGTGCTTGGCACGGGCATCGATGTGGATGTGCTCAAGCGAGCCGGCGCCGATCGGGCCGACGGTTTCGCCGCCGTGACGCAAGGCGACAACCGCAATATCATGGCTGCGTTGATCGCGCAGCAGCATTTCAAGATCAAGCACGTCGTGGCGCGCATCTACGACCCGGAGCGATCGTCCATGTATCGCGATTTCGGGATCGCAACGATCTGCCCCACCACCGTCGGCGCGCGCCTCATGGCGGATGCACTCGAGGAGCATAACTTCCGCGTATTGCCGTACGAACGGCCCGATGTCGAGATCATCGAGTTCGTGGTGGGCGAAAGCGCGCGCACCAAACTCGTGTCCGAGCTCACGATCGAGGGCAAGACGCAGGTCTGCGTCGTGGTGCGCCGCGACGGAGCATCGCGAATTCCCACGCCGGAAATGCGGCTTGAGGCCGGCGATCGCATCGTGGCGTCCGTTCAGCCAGAATTCCTGGACGAATATCGCAAGACCATCGAGGCCACATTGGCCAAGGCAGGTTAA
- the uvrC gene encoding excinuclease ABC subunit UvrC translates to MTATTINDNVRNALERLPAEPGIYQMLDERGEVLYVGKAIDLRSRVRSYFQPGRPHQARTDAMVDLVRDIRTIIVANDTEALLLECNLIKQHRPPFNIRLKDDKSYPHLKLTMGERFPRLIFTRKLIDDGGRYFGPFTNAAALREVIEIVRRAFPLRTCTGEIGVTYRRPCLQYHIKRCMAPCAFLQTEAEYDAIVAEVALFLEGRYDALVARVEREMQKASDDMAYEQAARLRDRLTDLHRIMARQAVVWRSRIDMDVVAAAHGQGVSCVEVFFVRAGLLVGQESSILEGTEGRGPDEVLAEFVQQYYARAPVIPKEIMLESRIPDRAGVERALSGKRGNRVRILAPERGPRADYLRKVRRNAEQHLADHLTRTAVADERTSTALVEIASALNLPTQPRRIECFDISHVQGTDVVGSMVVFEDGRPRKSDYRRFKIQGDGNDDFANMAQMLRRRLRYLNEPAEGKEKKFSRRPDLLLIDGGRGQLNAALEVLRELDLVAIPAAALAKQFEELYLPGEAEPVLLAANSPAMHLVQRVRDEAHRFAVTYHRTLRGKRQIASPLDAVPGVGAARKKALLRKFGSASGVRRASEEQLRTVPGISASVAHSIKEALNT, encoded by the coding sequence ATGACCGCGACCACAATCAACGACAACGTCCGCAATGCGCTGGAACGGCTGCCCGCCGAGCCCGGCATCTATCAGATGCTGGACGAGCGCGGCGAAGTTCTCTACGTCGGCAAAGCCATCGACCTGCGTTCGCGCGTCCGGTCGTATTTCCAACCAGGTCGCCCGCATCAAGCGCGCACCGATGCGATGGTCGACCTCGTCCGCGATATCCGCACGATCATCGTCGCCAACGATACGGAAGCGCTGCTGCTCGAATGCAATCTCATCAAGCAGCACCGGCCGCCGTTCAACATCCGGTTGAAAGACGACAAATCTTATCCGCACTTGAAGCTGACGATGGGTGAACGGTTCCCACGCCTCATCTTCACGCGCAAACTGATCGATGACGGCGGCCGTTATTTCGGCCCGTTCACCAACGCCGCGGCGCTGCGCGAGGTGATCGAGATCGTGCGGCGTGCGTTCCCGTTGCGGACCTGCACAGGCGAGATCGGCGTGACGTATCGTCGGCCGTGTCTCCAGTATCACATCAAACGCTGCATGGCTCCGTGTGCCTTCTTGCAGACCGAAGCGGAATACGACGCCATCGTCGCAGAGGTCGCATTGTTTCTAGAAGGCCGTTACGATGCGCTCGTCGCGCGCGTCGAGCGCGAGATGCAGAAGGCGTCGGACGACATGGCCTACGAGCAGGCGGCGCGCTTGCGCGATCGTCTGACCGATCTGCACCGCATCATGGCCCGTCAAGCAGTGGTCTGGCGCAGCCGCATCGACATGGACGTGGTCGCGGCGGCGCACGGTCAGGGCGTGTCGTGCGTGGAGGTCTTCTTCGTGCGCGCAGGTTTGCTCGTTGGACAGGAGTCGTCTATTTTGGAGGGCACCGAAGGCCGCGGGCCCGATGAGGTGCTCGCGGAATTCGTCCAGCAATATTACGCGCGCGCGCCGGTGATACCAAAAGAGATCATGCTCGAATCGCGCATCCCCGACCGTGCAGGCGTGGAGCGTGCGCTGTCGGGCAAGCGCGGCAACCGCGTCCGTATCCTCGCGCCGGAGCGCGGACCACGCGCCGACTATTTGCGCAAAGTACGGCGCAACGCGGAACAGCATCTCGCCGATCATCTTACGCGGACGGCGGTCGCCGACGAACGCACTTCCACGGCGTTGGTGGAGATCGCGTCGGCCTTGAATCTGCCGACGCAGCCGCGCCGCATCGAGTGTTTCGATATTTCGCATGTGCAGGGAACCGACGTCGTAGGATCCATGGTCGTGTTCGAAGACGGCCGGCCGCGCAAGTCGGACTATCGCCGCTTCAAGATCCAAGGCGACGGCAACGACGATTTCGCGAACATGGCGCAGATGCTGCGCCGCAGGCTGCGCTATCTCAACGAACCCGCGGAGGGAAAGGAGAAGAAGTTCTCCCGGCGTCCGGATCTGCTCTTGATCGATGGCGGCCGCGGTCAGCTCAATGCGGCGCTCGAAGTCCTGCGCGAACTCGACCTTGTGGCGATTCCGGCGGCCGCTCTTGCAAAACAGTTCGAGGAGCTGTATTTGCCGGGCGAAGCGGAGCCCGTGCTCCTTGCGGCAAACTCGCCGGCAATGCACCTCGTCCAGCGGGTTCGAGACGAGGCGCATCGCTTCGCGGTGACGTATCACCGGACGTTGCGCGGCAAGCGTCAGATAGCGTCGCCGCTCGATGCCGTTCCCGGCGTCGGCGCCGCCCGGAAAAAGGCGCTGCTGCGAAAATTCGGTTCCGCTTCCGGCGTTCGCCGCGCGTCGGAAGAGCAGCTCCGAACGGTTCCCGGGATATCGGCATCGGTCGCACACTCCATCAAGGAGGCGTTGAACACTTAG
- a CDS encoding GAF domain-containing protein produces MERHAVAFRMAARWKWLLVALCALCAARLLVNTVALFGLGGPPWFGWWDANFYTNGRPYTIIFDPPAPGGAAALGGVRGGDTLDLREQSLDSRLDLFTQPMSGKPVHLIVHRGRSTVELDVAPAPIWQVNAGLKATRGLLQLIGGLLLIGCALLISLRRADSVDARLLAGMLLLLSVAVVGTVPSSIGTFLISIAGGICVPAALALMIALSSRFGARSRARTVMEILAYGAIGLAIIRTFAFFYALVTLRVDPYVYGPNSIAIIQTIANIAMLIVVGMAVAATPSTERPRAGWLLLPIPIAQVASILFLRLGVNVAHTWVLQQVVGNLGYLCLVIGALAITYALLRRRVLDFEFIVGRTVVVATVSLIVVAAFTLLEWLLGTALAGIGKTGGIVANAALALALGVSLRYIHRRVDAFVDATLFRKRHEDARALLAFAKEAAFVTDPDALIDRAIADIRAHTDARSAVIYVDGEGSFHPARSYGDGTAAAVGPNDGAILALKAWHHPIDPHRSPSSLDGALAIPMLGRGRLLGVLLLGERAGGEAYAADEIETLSQFASGVGAALESLAIRGEAHSVSASLAKIQTTLDAMHDVMTRIDARFRSSPS; encoded by the coding sequence TTGGAAAGACACGCCGTAGCATTCCGCATGGCCGCCCGTTGGAAGTGGCTTCTCGTCGCATTGTGCGCGCTCTGCGCCGCGCGCCTCCTCGTCAACACCGTCGCCCTTTTCGGCCTCGGCGGACCTCCATGGTTTGGTTGGTGGGACGCAAACTTCTACACGAACGGCCGCCCCTACACGATCATCTTCGATCCGCCCGCGCCGGGCGGCGCAGCCGCGCTCGGCGGCGTGCGCGGAGGCGATACGCTGGATCTCCGCGAGCAAAGCCTCGATTCGCGCCTCGATCTCTTCACGCAGCCGATGTCGGGCAAGCCTGTCCACCTCATCGTCCACCGCGGGCGGAGCACCGTGGAGCTAGACGTAGCGCCGGCTCCGATCTGGCAGGTCAATGCCGGCCTAAAGGCCACTCGCGGGCTGCTGCAACTCATTGGCGGGTTGCTCCTGATCGGCTGCGCGCTGCTCATCTCGTTGCGCCGGGCCGATTCCGTCGACGCGCGCCTCCTTGCCGGCATGCTGCTTCTCTTGAGTGTTGCCGTCGTCGGTACGGTACCGAGCTCGATCGGAACCTTCCTGATCTCGATCGCGGGCGGGATCTGCGTTCCGGCTGCGCTCGCGTTGATGATCGCACTCTCCTCTCGATTCGGCGCTCGCAGCCGTGCGCGAACAGTTATGGAAATACTCGCCTATGGCGCCATCGGTCTGGCAATCATCCGGACCTTCGCGTTCTTCTATGCGCTGGTCACGTTACGTGTCGACCCCTACGTCTACGGGCCCAACTCGATTGCCATCATCCAGACGATCGCAAACATCGCGATGCTAATTGTGGTGGGCATGGCGGTCGCAGCCACGCCGTCAACGGAGCGGCCGAGAGCCGGATGGCTTCTGCTTCCGATACCAATCGCGCAAGTAGCGAGCATCCTTTTCCTAAGGCTCGGAGTCAACGTCGCGCACACGTGGGTGTTGCAACAAGTGGTCGGGAATCTCGGCTATCTCTGCCTCGTCATCGGTGCACTCGCCATCACGTACGCGCTGCTGCGGCGACGCGTCCTCGATTTCGAGTTCATCGTCGGACGCACCGTCGTCGTGGCGACGGTGTCGCTCATCGTCGTCGCCGCGTTCACGTTATTAGAATGGCTGCTCGGCACGGCGCTCGCGGGCATCGGCAAAACCGGCGGCATCGTCGCAAACGCGGCTCTGGCGCTCGCGCTGGGCGTCTCATTGCGCTACATCCATCGGCGCGTCGACGCGTTTGTCGACGCAACCCTCTTCCGCAAGCGCCACGAGGATGCGCGCGCCCTGCTGGCTTTTGCGAAGGAAGCGGCTTTCGTCACCGACCCGGATGCGTTGATCGATCGCGCGATCGCCGACATCCGCGCGCATACGGATGCGCGAAGCGCCGTAATCTACGTTGACGGCGAAGGATCCTTTCACCCGGCGCGCTCGTACGGCGACGGCACAGCGGCTGCGGTTGGTCCAAACGACGGCGCGATCCTCGCGCTCAAGGCTTGGCACCATCCGATCGACCCGCATCGGTCCCCGTCGTCGCTCGACGGCGCCCTTGCCATTCCGATGTTAGGCCGAGGCCGGTTGTTGGGCGTACTGCTCCTCGGCGAGCGCGCCGGCGGCGAAGCCTATGCGGCAGACGAGATCGAGACGCTGTCGCAGTTCGCGTCGGGAGTCGGGGCGGCGTTGGAATCGCTTGCGATACGTGGCGAGGCGCACTCAGTAAGCGCATCCCTCGCGAAGATCCAGACGACGCTCGATGCTATGCACGATGTGATGACGCGCATCGATGCGCGTTTCCGATCGTCGCCGAGCTGA